The following coding sequences are from one Brienomyrus brachyistius isolate T26 chromosome 2, BBRACH_0.4, whole genome shotgun sequence window:
- the LOC125715183 gene encoding sterile alpha motif domain-containing protein 3-like isoform X1 gives MSEKVHVPQEFRSYTDGQYFTENPFLAKDEFTIALVLYIDDFEVANPLGTSKLKHKMCAVYWVIANIPSKYRSTLSSIQLALLCNTSTVKECGYAKVFQPLIYDLKLLEQNGVYLEQLGASVKGTVLYVAADNLAAHSLAGFLESFTVDKFCRFCLASSRDTQQQEMAMEQKLTMRVIISEGDIRKMTMNPRPYILEDLISWLKGTLQTNYNFTLQYQDPEFNNELCNLTDLSELPDKPTVKIIPIIELVPVPGGSELCSDTGSQADTEILSISLDRSSQWPAVFEIPKFQVDVDYRLRQGNLQYFRDATFLKVTKELKHDILEKLAETMYAFKAYPTKEDFETVAKALVQTHPCLKETGSHSGWNGWKNSLKFKMGNYRTKMRQLGRLDVTVNGGKRRSDTTNGDPANTQIKKPKKGEINFLPDFPEGMTDQNMEVAREVLVNEMMKTKPRESLVKKEMDVTFAFRRKEIVNEKPAISQVVHRWPALFTENQVYYEFGRVVGKNLRENFLDALDNLSPSLMDLFKKKKGLTGQLLAELLYQTKTTEPTDVRCLCLRGLPVTLGDDPSAFFKTCFDTADNDLYRQTPVGLLFIGEENLKLNPSKVGIILEGNVVMDDLANLPQAFYVLFGLIYALHLDYPRYMKNTFCFVQQVMFNLGKSELPPKIQTLKNQLAV, from the exons ATGTCAGAAAAAGTACATGTCCCTCAGGAATTCAGATCATATACTGATGGGCAATACTTTACTGAAAATCCATTTCTTGCAAAAGATGAGTTCACAATTGCTCTTGTACTTTACATTGATGACTTTGAAGTCGCCAATCCTCTTGGAACATCAAAGCTTAAACACAAGATGTGTGCAGTATACTGGGTTATTGCAAACATACCTTCAAAATATCGGTCAACCCTCAGCTCTATCCAACTTGCTCTACTGTGCAATACCTCCACAGTCAAGGAGTGTGGTTATGCAAAAGTTTTCCAACCTCTGATCTATGATCTAAAATTATTGGAGCAGAATGGCGTTTACCTGGAGCAACTAGGTGCAAGTGTGAAAGGTACAGTCTTGTATGTTGCAGCTGACAATCTTGCTGCCCACTCTCTTGCAGGTTTCCTGGAGAGTTTTACTGTCGACAAGTTCTGCAGATTCTGTTTGGCAAGCAGTAGAGACACTCAACAACAAGAG ATGGCCATGGAACAGAAATTAACAATGCGGGTTATCATCTCCGAGGGTGATATAAGAAAGATGACAATGAACCCTCGACCATACATACTTGAAGATTTGATTAGCTGGCTCAAAGGCACTCTCCAAACAAACTACAATTTTACCTTACAGTACCAAGATCCTGAATTTAACAATGAATTATGCAACCTCACAGACTTGTCTGAGCTCCCAGATAAACCAACGGTCAAAATCATCCCTATCATTGAGCTTGTACCAGTCCCTGGAGGTTCTGAATTATGTAGTGACACAGGCAGCCAAGCAGACACCGAGATCCTGTCCATCTCTTTGGATAGAAGTTCTCAGTGGCCAGCGGTATTTGAAATTCCAAAATTTCAAGTCGATGTAGATTATAGACTACGCCAAGGTAACCTGCAGTATTTCAGGGATGCAACCTTTCTTAAAGTCACAAAAGAACTAAAGCATGACATACTCGAGAAATTGGCTGAGACCATGTATGCATTTAAAGCATACCCAACAAAGGAAGATTTTGAGACTGTTGCTAAGGCTttagtgcaaacacacccatgccTTAAAGAAACTGGGTCACACTCTGGCTGGAATGGTTGGAAGAATAGCCTTAAGTTCAAAATGGGTAATTATAGAACCAAAATGCGGCAGCTGGGTCGACTTGATGTTACTGTCAATGGTGGCAAGCGAAGAAGTGACACTACAAATGGCGATCCTGCAAACACACAGATCAAGAAGCCAAAGAAAGGGGAAATAAATTTCCTGCCTGATTTTCCAGAGGGGATGACTGACCAAAACATGGAAGTAGCTCGTGAGGTTCTGGTCAATGAAATGATGAAGACAAAGCCAAGGGAATCCCTGGTTAAGAAAGAGATGGATGTGACGTTTGCTTTTCGCAGAAAGGAGATTGTCAATGAGAAGCCTGCCATCAGCCAGGTGGTGCATCGTTGGCCAGCTCTTTTTACAGAAAATCAG GTTTATTATGAATTTGGCAGAGTGGTAGGGAAAAATCTCAGAGAGAACTTCTTGGATGCACTTGACAATTTGTCTCCAAGCCTCATGGACCTCTTCAAAAAGAAGAAAGGCCTTACTGGTCAGCTTTTGGCTGAACTTTTATACCAGACAAAG ACAACTGAGCCAACAGACGTCAGATGCCTTTGTCTTCGGGGACTGCCGGTCACCTTGGGTGATGATCCTTCTGCCTTCTTCAAGACCTGCTTT GACACAGCTGACAATGACTTGTACAGGCAAACTCCAGTGGGATTGCTTTTCATTGGTGAAGAGAACCTTAAGCTGAACCCATCCAAAGTGGGAATCATCTTGGAAGGGAATGTGGTGATGGATGATCTGGCCAACCTTCCTCAGGCCTTCTATGTCCTTTTTGGACTGATATATGCCCTGCACCTGGACTATCCCAGATACATGAAAAACACTTTTTGCTTTGTTCAGCAGGTGATGTTTAACCTGGGTAAAAGTGAGCTGCCACCAAAAATTCAGACTCTGAAAAACCAACTTGCAGTGTAA
- the LOC125715183 gene encoding sterile alpha motif domain-containing protein 3-like isoform X2: MAMEQKLTMRVIISEGDIRKMTMNPRPYILEDLISWLKGTLQTNYNFTLQYQDPEFNNELCNLTDLSELPDKPTVKIIPIIELVPVPGGSELCSDTGSQADTEILSISLDRSSQWPAVFEIPKFQVDVDYRLRQGNLQYFRDATFLKVTKELKHDILEKLAETMYAFKAYPTKEDFETVAKALVQTHPCLKETGSHSGWNGWKNSLKFKMGNYRTKMRQLGRLDVTVNGGKRRSDTTNGDPANTQIKKPKKGEINFLPDFPEGMTDQNMEVAREVLVNEMMKTKPRESLVKKEMDVTFAFRRKEIVNEKPAISQVVHRWPALFTENQVYYEFGRVVGKNLRENFLDALDNLSPSLMDLFKKKKGLTGQLLAELLYQTKTTEPTDVRCLCLRGLPVTLGDDPSAFFKTCFDTADNDLYRQTPVGLLFIGEENLKLNPSKVGIILEGNVVMDDLANLPQAFYVLFGLIYALHLDYPRYMKNTFCFVQQVMFNLGKSELPPKIQTLKNQLAV, from the exons ATGGCCATGGAACAGAAATTAACAATGCGGGTTATCATCTCCGAGGGTGATATAAGAAAGATGACAATGAACCCTCGACCATACATACTTGAAGATTTGATTAGCTGGCTCAAAGGCACTCTCCAAACAAACTACAATTTTACCTTACAGTACCAAGATCCTGAATTTAACAATGAATTATGCAACCTCACAGACTTGTCTGAGCTCCCAGATAAACCAACGGTCAAAATCATCCCTATCATTGAGCTTGTACCAGTCCCTGGAGGTTCTGAATTATGTAGTGACACAGGCAGCCAAGCAGACACCGAGATCCTGTCCATCTCTTTGGATAGAAGTTCTCAGTGGCCAGCGGTATTTGAAATTCCAAAATTTCAAGTCGATGTAGATTATAGACTACGCCAAGGTAACCTGCAGTATTTCAGGGATGCAACCTTTCTTAAAGTCACAAAAGAACTAAAGCATGACATACTCGAGAAATTGGCTGAGACCATGTATGCATTTAAAGCATACCCAACAAAGGAAGATTTTGAGACTGTTGCTAAGGCTttagtgcaaacacacccatgccTTAAAGAAACTGGGTCACACTCTGGCTGGAATGGTTGGAAGAATAGCCTTAAGTTCAAAATGGGTAATTATAGAACCAAAATGCGGCAGCTGGGTCGACTTGATGTTACTGTCAATGGTGGCAAGCGAAGAAGTGACACTACAAATGGCGATCCTGCAAACACACAGATCAAGAAGCCAAAGAAAGGGGAAATAAATTTCCTGCCTGATTTTCCAGAGGGGATGACTGACCAAAACATGGAAGTAGCTCGTGAGGTTCTGGTCAATGAAATGATGAAGACAAAGCCAAGGGAATCCCTGGTTAAGAAAGAGATGGATGTGACGTTTGCTTTTCGCAGAAAGGAGATTGTCAATGAGAAGCCTGCCATCAGCCAGGTGGTGCATCGTTGGCCAGCTCTTTTTACAGAAAATCAG GTTTATTATGAATTTGGCAGAGTGGTAGGGAAAAATCTCAGAGAGAACTTCTTGGATGCACTTGACAATTTGTCTCCAAGCCTCATGGACCTCTTCAAAAAGAAGAAAGGCCTTACTGGTCAGCTTTTGGCTGAACTTTTATACCAGACAAAG ACAACTGAGCCAACAGACGTCAGATGCCTTTGTCTTCGGGGACTGCCGGTCACCTTGGGTGATGATCCTTCTGCCTTCTTCAAGACCTGCTTT GACACAGCTGACAATGACTTGTACAGGCAAACTCCAGTGGGATTGCTTTTCATTGGTGAAGAGAACCTTAAGCTGAACCCATCCAAAGTGGGAATCATCTTGGAAGGGAATGTGGTGATGGATGATCTGGCCAACCTTCCTCAGGCCTTCTATGTCCTTTTTGGACTGATATATGCCCTGCACCTGGACTATCCCAGATACATGAAAAACACTTTTTGCTTTGTTCAGCAGGTGATGTTTAACCTGGGTAAAAGTGAGCTGCCACCAAAAATTCAGACTCTGAAAAACCAACTTGCAGTGTAA